The Alteromonas macleodii ATCC 27126 genome segment TTTGTTTTACGATGGCGCTTCCTACTTTTGCGCTTTTAAAAGAACCACTTAACATCACATCATCAGTCACTACGCTAGACGAACTGAAACAGCGAATTCAAAACAACGATGAGTCTGTAGAAACCACATTCACCGAGCTAGGCTACTTCTTCGACGCCCACCCGAACGCTTTTCAGCAAGCCCGCTTATTCAACCTAATAGCTTATAAGCACATTCTTGAGCAAGACCTTGTTGCGGGGTACGAAACTCTGTTGGAAGCCCGCAAGCTTGCGAAAAAAGGCGGCAACACCATGGCGCTGGCAGAGTCTTTTCGCTTAGAAGGGCTAATTTTGGACTTGTCAGGAGAGCATGCTCGTGCACTCGAAGCGCTCAACAAATCCCTTGCTGCTTTCATTGAAGTAAATAGCGATAACGCCTTGCTTGTATATAGCGCTATGGGCAATGTGTACATGTCGCTGCAAAACTACGAAATGATGTTGCAGCTAGGTCAAAACTTCCTCGCCGCAGCTCAGCGTTTAAATGATAAAGAAAACAAAGCCATTGCTTACTTTTTCCAAGGTTACGCGCAAACGGAACTGGGCGACTATCAAGACGCTAAAATAAGCCTTCTGCTGGCAGAAGAATTGTTCAAAGAGGTGCACTACCCCTTTATTGGTATTGTTCATACCAAAATGGCTGAGCTACATATCGCCCAAGGCAATTTAACTGAAGCGCTGACTATGTTGAACCGCGCTGCGGAATCAGACCGCAAAGTTGGTTTTAAATACAACGAAGGGTCTAGACTACTGCGCTTGGTCGACATCTACATTAAACGCAATCAAATAGACTTGGCTATTAGCGAACTTGAAGGTGGATTAAAAAAAGACGCCATAAAGAACGACAAATCCGTGGTGCTAAGCATGTTGGAAAAGCTCATTTCACTCCTTGAATCAACCAACAATTTTGAAGCCGCGTTAGAATATTCAAAGCTATACACGAAAACTTATGAAGAAAGTTTTAATGAACAGCAGTCAAGATTGTTAGCCCTTAACCGCGTGCGACTTTCTATTTCCGAAAAAGAAGAAACCATCAAGCTTCTAGAGAAAGACAACCAGCTAAAAGAGCAGCGTAACCTTATACAGAAAAAGCAAAACACGTTTCAGCTGTATTTCATCGGTTTTGTGATCCTTTCATTAGGCTTAGTCGTTGGCCTATGGCTTAGAACTCGCCAACAACGTAAGGCGCTCGATGCACTTACTCAAGACCTTCAGAAAGCAACAAAAGCAAAATCTGACTTTCTTGCACGCATGAGTCACGAAATTCGCACGCCGCTTAACGCCATTATCGGCCTGACCAAGCTTTCGCAGCGGGCTGCAGAAGATAAAGACCAACAAACGAACCTTATTCAGATAGAAGGCGCGTCGCAAACCCTACTAAGTATAATTAACGACATACTCGACTTCTCGAAAATAGAAGCGGGCAAGCTTGATATTGAATCGACGCAATTCAATTTAGACGCGCTAGTAAACCAAACTATTAGATTACATTTAGGGCGCGCTGAGGAAAAGCACATAGAGCTTATTCAGCACATATCACGTGACGTACCGTTAAACCTTATCGGCGACCCGTTACGCATACAGCAAATTCTAAGCAATTTAGTCAGTAACGCTCTTAAGTTTACCGAGGATGGACTGATTTCGGTAAGCGTTAGATGCACGCATAATGTAGAAGACATTCAGCTTGAATTTGAAGTTAAAGACACAGGGATTGGGCTAAACAGCACGCAAAAGGCATTACTATTTCAACCATTTAACCAAGGTGATGAGTCTATATCTCGTCGATACGGCGGCACCGGCCTAGGCTTAGCAATATGTAAGCAGTTAGTCACATTAATGGGCGGAGAGATCTGGGTTGAGAGCCAGCTTGGAAAAGGCGCAAGCTTTCATTTTACCGTAACCGTTAAACAGGATGCTTCCCAACAAATTGTATCGCCGTCTAAGCAACTTTCGTTACTTAAGGTACTTATTGCTGATGACATTGGCGTGTCGCGCGACGCTATTATCGAGTCGCTATCAGTGGCTAACATTAAAGCAGATGTTGCGACCGGCGGTAAAGAAGCCGTAGCCAAAATGCGTGCTGCTGTGGGAAACAGTGCGCCTTACGACGTACTTATTTTAGATTGGAATATGCCTGACATTGATGGATTGGAAGTCGCAGCCATCATGAAACAGGAGTTTTCAATTAAGCCACCGAAGGTGATAATGCTGTATGCATTCGAGTCGCCTCATATGCGAGAGCAGGCTAACCAACTAGGTATTCGAACCTTCATTAAAAAGCCTTTTAGCACTAGTGAGCTTGTAGATAAGCTACAAGAGCTTTGCTTAAACGTGAACACTAGAACCCTACCAGCAGATGCTGCGCCTGTGCCTAATCTGCGCGGAACGAAGATCCTTTTCGCAGAAGACAATACACTGAATCAAAAAGTAACCCTTGGTCTGTTAAACGACACCCACGCAAATATTGAAGTGGTTAGCAACGGCTTTGAAGCCATAAAAGCCTTACGTGAAGATAACAGCTATGACGTGGTATTGATGGATATCCAAATGCCCGTTATGGACGGGTTAACAGCAGCTAGAAAAATCAGAGATGAGCTGAAATTAACTTTGCCGATTATTGCCATGACGGCTCACGCCATGCAGCAAGACATTGACAAGAGCCTGGCAGCGGGCATGGACGGCCACATCAACAAACCGGTTGACCCAAACCGCTTCTTTGACGTGCTTGTTGAAGTGCTAAATAAAGTAAAGTCGACGGCGACCACTGAAGTAATCGGCGGGCCATCGGCAAACACAATACCGCTGAACTTTATAGATAAATCTCAAGCCATGCAAGCAATGTTAA includes the following:
- a CDS encoding response regulator, yielding MALPTFALLKEPLNITSSVTTLDELKQRIQNNDESVETTFTELGYFFDAHPNAFQQARLFNLIAYKHILEQDLVAGYETLLEARKLAKKGGNTMALAESFRLEGLILDLSGEHARALEALNKSLAAFIEVNSDNALLVYSAMGNVYMSLQNYEMMLQLGQNFLAAAQRLNDKENKAIAYFFQGYAQTELGDYQDAKISLLLAEELFKEVHYPFIGIVHTKMAELHIAQGNLTEALTMLNRAAESDRKVGFKYNEGSRLLRLVDIYIKRNQIDLAISELEGGLKKDAIKNDKSVVLSMLEKLISLLESTNNFEAALEYSKLYTKTYEESFNEQQSRLLALNRVRLSISEKEETIKLLEKDNQLKEQRNLIQKKQNTFQLYFIGFVILSLGLVVGLWLRTRQQRKALDALTQDLQKATKAKSDFLARMSHEIRTPLNAIIGLTKLSQRAAEDKDQQTNLIQIEGASQTLLSIINDILDFSKIEAGKLDIESTQFNLDALVNQTIRLHLGRAEEKHIELIQHISRDVPLNLIGDPLRIQQILSNLVSNALKFTEDGLISVSVRCTHNVEDIQLEFEVKDTGIGLNSTQKALLFQPFNQGDESISRRYGGTGLGLAICKQLVTLMGGEIWVESQLGKGASFHFTVTVKQDASQQIVSPSKQLSLLKVLIADDIGVSRDAIIESLSVANIKADVATGGKEAVAKMRAAVGNSAPYDVLILDWNMPDIDGLEVAAIMKQEFSIKPPKVIMLYAFESPHMREQANQLGIRTFIKKPFSTSELVDKLQELCLNVNTRTLPADAAPVPNLRGTKILFAEDNTLNQKVTLGLLNDTHANIEVVSNGFEAIKALREDNSYDVVLMDIQMPVMDGLTAARKIRDELKLTLPIIAMTAHAMQQDIDKSLAAGMDGHINKPVDPNRFFDVLVEVLNKVKSTATTEVIGGPSANTIPLNFIDKSQAMQAMLNDETLYKELLNDFAALNKELDNLRKAIDEKDYASIVRIAHIYITALRYIGAYALAELAATIELTIKRNEHGSVAGFSDQLEALYTALVEMNAKVEGMVK